A region of Salinibacter sp. 10B DNA encodes the following proteins:
- a CDS encoding LacI family DNA-binding transcriptional regulator, which yields MADDEKNMTIDQVAELAYVSRSVVSRVLNDHPNVSDEARERVLEVIEEHNYRPNSMARSLATDRSYELSILTPRRGEESLANGYWPLLYSGIFEQCLERGYFVSLSMVSPQMKDKIRDRAGDQRFDGFIFITREVTEIVEDTFQDRNLPMVLIGDDPAWEDLLSIDIDNVEGGYKAGAHLCSLGYDDIGVLMGNPHLKETEDRREGFAAALDDSGRTVAEEHIATGDFSQESGYDAITRWVERDTVPDALFCMSDTMAMGALLALHEAGLRVPDDVALVGFDGLPSSRYTVPPLTTVRQPVYEKGQVAVDILVDKIEDTDTSTDYEELAPELVVRQSCGANAA from the coding sequence ATGGCCGACGACGAGAAGAACATGACGATCGACCAGGTTGCCGAACTGGCGTACGTCTCGCGTTCCGTCGTTTCTCGGGTACTGAACGACCACCCCAACGTAAGCGATGAGGCCCGTGAGCGGGTCCTGGAAGTCATTGAGGAACACAACTACCGGCCAAATTCAATGGCGCGGAGTCTGGCCACGGACCGTTCCTACGAACTCAGCATCCTGACGCCGCGCCGGGGGGAGGAGTCGCTCGCCAATGGCTATTGGCCGCTCCTGTATTCTGGAATTTTTGAGCAGTGCCTGGAGCGCGGGTACTTCGTTTCGCTGTCGATGGTCTCCCCACAGATGAAAGATAAAATCCGGGATCGTGCGGGCGACCAGCGGTTTGATGGCTTCATTTTCATCACCCGGGAGGTGACCGAAATTGTAGAGGATACTTTTCAGGACCGGAATCTTCCAATGGTGCTCATCGGTGACGATCCGGCCTGGGAAGACCTTCTCTCCATCGATATCGACAACGTGGAAGGAGGATACAAGGCTGGGGCCCACCTCTGCTCCCTCGGCTACGACGACATTGGGGTTCTCATGGGGAACCCGCACCTCAAAGAGACCGAAGACCGGCGAGAGGGCTTCGCGGCGGCCCTGGATGATTCAGGCCGCACGGTCGCTGAAGAACACATCGCGACGGGCGACTTTTCTCAGGAAAGCGGATACGACGCCATCACTCGCTGGGTCGAGCGCGACACCGTTCCCGACGCCCTGTTTTGCATGAGCGACACGATGGCAATGGGCGCCCTGCTCGCTCTCCACGAGGCGGGGCTCCGCGTGCCCGACGACGTGGCCCTGGTCGGCTTCGATGGCCTGCCCTCGTCCCGGTATACCGTCCCCCCTCTCACCACCGTGCGGCAACCGGTGTACGAAAAGGGACAGGTCGCAGTGGATATCCTCGTGGACAAGATTGAAGATACGGATACATCGACCGACTACGAGGAGCTGGCCCCGGAGTTGGTGGTCCGACAGAGTTGTGGTGCAAATGCAGCGTAA